In Pelomonas sp. SE-A7, one genomic interval encodes:
- a CDS encoding response regulator: protein MNDDDDLLVLDEEDEQVAPDLAPPWNILVVDDDEGVHEVTRLLMQGRRLEGRSVRLLHAYSAAEGEQALRDQPEIGMLLLDVVMETEMAGLLLVERIRRELNNHRARIIIRTGQPGLLSEDELLRRYDVNGYCLKTQLTDAELNRICLLALRNYRDIVEAAG from the coding sequence GTGAACGACGACGACGATCTGCTCGTGCTGGATGAAGAAGATGAGCAGGTCGCGCCCGACCTGGCGCCGCCCTGGAACATCCTGGTCGTCGATGACGATGAAGGCGTCCACGAAGTGACCCGTCTCTTGATGCAGGGCCGTCGCTTGGAAGGACGTTCGGTGCGTCTGCTGCACGCCTATTCGGCCGCCGAGGGCGAACAGGCGCTGCGCGACCAGCCCGAGATTGGCATGCTGCTGCTGGACGTGGTGATGGAGACCGAGATGGCCGGCCTGCTGCTGGTCGAGCGGATCCGGCGCGAGCTGAACAACCACCGTGCCCGCATCATCATCCGCACCGGCCAGCCGGGCCTGCTCAGCGAGGACGAGCTGCTGCGCCGCTATGACGTGAACGGCTACTGCCTCAAGACCCAGCTGACCGACGCCGAGCTGAACCGCATCTGCCTGCTCGCGCTGCGCAACTACCGGGACATCGTCGAAGCCGCCGGCTGA
- a CDS encoding enoyl-CoA hydratase — MSDYECILTEVRGEGARKTGLIQLNRPKQLNALNDQLMDELGRALLAFDADDGIGCIVLTGSERAFAAGADIPTMLPHNFMSAFKSGLISKNWETILQVRKPVIAAVAGFALGGGCELAMMCDFIIAADTAKFGQPEIKLGIIPGAGGTQRLPRAVGKSKAMDMLLTARMMDAAEAERAGQVSRVVPADKLMEEALAAAETINGFSGPSVMLIKELVNLAFQGPLTDGVAIERRYFHALFGTDDQREGMSAFLEKRSPQFKQQ; from the coding sequence ATGAGCGATTACGAATGCATCCTGACCGAGGTGCGCGGCGAGGGCGCGCGCAAGACCGGCCTGATCCAGTTGAACCGTCCCAAGCAGCTGAATGCGCTGAACGACCAGCTGATGGACGAGCTCGGCCGGGCCCTGCTGGCCTTCGACGCCGATGACGGCATAGGCTGCATCGTGCTGACCGGCTCCGAGCGCGCCTTCGCTGCCGGCGCCGACATCCCGACCATGCTGCCGCACAACTTCATGAGCGCCTTCAAGAGCGGCCTGATCTCCAAGAACTGGGAAACCATCCTGCAGGTGCGCAAGCCGGTGATCGCTGCAGTGGCCGGTTTCGCCCTGGGCGGTGGCTGCGAGCTGGCGATGATGTGCGACTTCATCATCGCCGCCGACACGGCCAAGTTCGGCCAGCCCGAGATCAAGCTGGGCATCATCCCCGGTGCCGGTGGCACGCAGCGTCTGCCGCGCGCCGTGGGCAAGAGCAAGGCCATGGACATGCTCTTGACCGCCCGCATGATGGACGCCGCGGAGGCCGAGCGTGCCGGCCAGGTGTCGCGCGTGGTGCCGGCTGACAAGCTGATGGAAGAGGCCCTGGCCGCCGCCGAGACCATCAACGGCTTCAGCGGCCCTTCAGTCATGCTGATCAAGGAGCTGGTCAACCTGGCCTTCCAGGGGCCGCTGACCGATGGTGTGGCCATCGAGCGGCGCTACTTCCATGCGCTGTTTGGCACGGATGACCAGCGCGAGGGCATGTCGGCCTTCCTAGAGAAGCGTTCGCCGCAGTTCAAGCAGCAGTAA
- a CDS encoding DUF3108 domain-containing protein, giving the protein MARRLSPIRRWSFASLALLVLLLHWILVDRLQAEFQRWSALEEMPPRMQAAFVRELKMAAPVGGRAVARPPRQELTPPLSVPALPASAVQPEPVPVMESLPPQVAMAPELTGTVPAPAASAAESDEPGPEWPASTRLSYSLYGFYNGDVHGDAQVEWIRQGRRYQVHLDVGVGPRLTPFITRRMSSEGELGPRGISPRRYDEDTKIIFRERRRTTLTFRPGQVQLAGGRTEPTPLEVQDSSSQFVQLTWLFLTGREPARVGHVVTIPLALPRRQYGDWRYEVTGEEIIDTPMGPIATWHLRPTRPISGGDLSAEIWLAPTLQWLPVRLRIRQDEQTFVDLLLKSPPLQAAPDPIVPSIKKESRP; this is encoded by the coding sequence ATGGCTCGGCGCCTGAGCCCCATCAGGCGCTGGAGCTTTGCCTCGCTGGCCCTGCTGGTGCTGCTGCTGCATTGGATTCTGGTCGATCGGCTGCAGGCTGAATTCCAGCGCTGGAGCGCGCTGGAGGAAATGCCGCCGCGTATGCAGGCGGCCTTTGTTCGCGAGCTGAAGATGGCGGCGCCGGTCGGAGGCCGGGCGGTGGCTCGCCCGCCGCGGCAGGAGCTCACACCGCCCCTGTCGGTGCCGGCTCTGCCTGCCAGTGCGGTGCAGCCTGAGCCGGTTCCGGTGATGGAGTCACTGCCGCCCCAGGTCGCCATGGCGCCGGAGCTGACGGGCACCGTGCCGGCGCCCGCCGCCAGCGCGGCCGAGTCCGACGAGCCCGGTCCCGAGTGGCCGGCCTCGACCCGGCTCAGCTACTCGCTCTACGGCTTCTACAACGGCGACGTGCATGGCGACGCGCAGGTTGAATGGATACGCCAGGGCCGTCGCTACCAGGTCCACCTGGATGTTGGCGTAGGCCCGCGGCTGACGCCTTTCATCACCCGGCGCATGAGCAGTGAGGGCGAGCTGGGCCCACGCGGCATCTCGCCAAGGCGCTATGACGAAGACACCAAGATCATCTTTCGCGAGCGGCGCCGCACGACGCTGACGTTCAGGCCTGGCCAGGTCCAGCTGGCCGGCGGTCGAACCGAGCCGACACCGCTGGAGGTCCAGGACTCGTCCAGCCAGTTCGTCCAGCTGACCTGGCTGTTCCTGACCGGCCGCGAACCGGCCCGCGTCGGCCATGTGGTGACGATTCCGCTGGCCCTGCCGCGGCGGCAGTACGGCGACTGGCGCTACGAGGTGACCGGCGAGGAAATCATTGACACGCCGATGGGGCCGATTGCCACCTGGCATCTGCGTCCAACCCGGCCGATCAGCGGCGGCGACCTCAGCGCCGAGATCTGGCTGGCGCCCACCTTGCAGTGGCTGCCAGTGCGGCTGCGCATCCGCCAGGACGAGCAGACCTTCGTCGACCTGCTGCTCAAGAGCCCTCCGCTGCAGGCGGCGCCCGACCCTATAGTTCCATCCATCAAGAAGGAGTCCCGACCATGA
- a CDS encoding PDZ domain-containing protein: protein MVDFLISVEDVASHHFQVELRLERPQAGQCFSLPVWIPGSYLVREFSRHLSSLRAEQQGQPVKLRQLSKNRWQAENLADEPLVLRYRVYAFDSSVRAAYLAAERGFFNPSSLCLRAEGFEAQPQRLTLAGLPEGWEVGTALAFDGRCYMAADYDELVDHPFELGRFWRGQFEVEGVPHEFIVAGALPVFDGDRLIEDTRRLCAAQIAFWHGRHPKRAELPFQRYVFMLNAVEEGYGGLEHRASTALIAARRDLPRLGSRELGDGQVRLLGLISHEYFHSWNVKRLRPVELARYDYDAENYTELLWFFEGFTSYYDELFLVRSGLVDEGRYLKLLATAINGMLATPGRKVQSLAEASFEAWTKYYRPDENTPNATVSYYGKGALVGLALDLSLRSSGQASLDEVMRLLWQRSGGGPVSETQILDAVAELGGPAAAEELRQWVHGREDPPLASLLDHMGVHWAHEPVLLEQKLGLKLGQGLQIKQVLAGGAAAEAGLCAGDELLACNGWRLRKLDEIPLLLDTRDPLKLNLLLAREQRVLSLSLNLPPATAGQVGAVGLTVADKVAARAQTLRHAWLGA, encoded by the coding sequence ATGGTCGACTTCCTGATCTCGGTCGAGGACGTCGCCAGCCACCATTTCCAGGTCGAGCTGCGGCTGGAGCGGCCGCAGGCCGGGCAATGCTTCAGCCTGCCGGTCTGGATTCCCGGCAGCTACCTGGTGCGCGAGTTCTCGCGCCACCTCAGCTCGCTGCGCGCCGAGCAGCAGGGCCAGCCGGTGAAGCTGCGCCAGCTGAGCAAGAACCGCTGGCAGGCCGAAAACCTGGCCGACGAGCCGCTCGTGCTTCGCTATCGGGTCTATGCCTTCGACAGCTCGGTGCGGGCCGCCTACCTGGCCGCCGAGCGCGGTTTCTTCAATCCGAGCAGCCTGTGCCTGCGCGCCGAAGGCTTCGAAGCCCAGCCCCAACGGCTGACCCTGGCCGGCCTGCCCGAAGGCTGGGAGGTCGGCACGGCCCTGGCCTTCGACGGCCGCTGCTACATGGCGGCCGACTACGACGAGCTGGTCGATCATCCGTTCGAGCTGGGCCGTTTCTGGCGCGGCCAGTTCGAGGTCGAAGGCGTGCCGCATGAGTTCATCGTCGCCGGCGCCTTGCCGGTATTCGATGGCGACCGGCTGATCGAGGACACGCGCCGCCTCTGCGCCGCCCAGATTGCCTTCTGGCATGGCCGTCATCCCAAGCGCGCCGAGTTGCCCTTCCAGCGCTATGTGTTCATGCTGAACGCGGTGGAAGAGGGCTACGGCGGCCTGGAACACCGCGCCAGCACGGCGCTGATTGCCGCCCGGCGCGACCTGCCGCGGCTGGGCAGCCGCGAGCTGGGCGACGGCCAGGTGCGCCTGCTGGGCCTGATCAGCCACGAGTATTTCCACAGCTGGAACGTCAAGCGCCTGCGGCCGGTCGAGCTGGCCCGCTACGACTACGACGCCGAGAACTACACCGAGCTGCTGTGGTTCTTCGAGGGCTTTACCTCGTATTACGACGAGCTCTTCCTGGTGCGCAGCGGCCTGGTCGACGAAGGCCGCTACCTGAAGCTGCTGGCCACCGCCATCAACGGCATGCTGGCCACGCCCGGCCGCAAGGTGCAGAGCCTGGCCGAGGCCAGCTTCGAGGCCTGGACCAAGTACTACCGGCCGGACGAGAACACGCCCAATGCCACGGTCAGCTACTACGGCAAGGGTGCCCTGGTGGGCCTGGCGCTGGACCTGAGCCTGCGTAGCAGCGGCCAAGCCAGCCTGGACGAGGTGATGCGGCTGCTCTGGCAGCGCAGCGGCGGTGGGCCGGTCAGCGAGACCCAGATCCTGGACGCCGTGGCCGAGCTGGGTGGCCCGGCCGCCGCCGAGGAATTGCGGCAATGGGTGCACGGCCGTGAGGACCCGCCGCTGGCCAGCCTGCTGGACCACATGGGCGTCCACTGGGCGCATGAACCGGTCCTGCTCGAGCAGAAGCTGGGCCTCAAGCTGGGCCAGGGGTTGCAGATCAAGCAGGTGTTGGCTGGCGGCGCCGCGGCCGAGGCGGGCCTGTGTGCCGGTGACGAGCTGCTGGCCTGCAATGGCTGGCGGCTGCGCAAGCTTGACGAGATCCCGCTGTTGCTGGACACGCGGGATCCGCTCAAGCTCAACCTGCTGCTGGCGCGTGAGCAGCGGGTGCTGAGCCTGAGCCTGAACCTGCCTCCGGCCACCGCGGGCCAGGTCGGCGCGGTCGGCCTGACCGTGGCGGACAAGGTGGCCGCCCGGGCCCAGACGCTGCGCCACGCATGGCTCGGCGCCTGA
- a CDS encoding DUF3429 domain-containing protein yields the protein MTTATLPMSLPLNPVAARLGYLGLVPFVLGMLLVWLLLGYNDEAHTYATLGLSIYAGSVVSFLGGIHWGLAFRQTVPSPQPFIWGVVPSVVAAIATLMPAYAGLVIHGVMLIVCYLVDRRSYPALGASAWLNLRFRLSMIAALCCFIAAAGV from the coding sequence ATGACCACCGCCACGCTGCCGATGAGCCTGCCGCTGAACCCTGTCGCCGCCCGCCTGGGCTACCTCGGCCTCGTGCCCTTCGTGCTGGGCATGCTGCTGGTCTGGCTGCTGCTGGGCTACAACGACGAAGCCCACACCTACGCAACGCTGGGCCTGTCCATCTATGCCGGCAGCGTGGTCTCCTTCCTGGGCGGCATCCACTGGGGCCTCGCGTTCCGCCAGACCGTGCCTTCGCCGCAGCCCTTTATCTGGGGCGTGGTGCCCAGCGTGGTCGCCGCCATCGCCACGCTGATGCCGGCCTATGCCGGCCTCGTGATCCACGGTGTGATGCTGATCGTCTGCTACCTGGTGGACCGCCGCAGCTATCCGGCCCTGGGTGCCAGCGCCTGGCTGAATCTGCGTTTCCGCCTGTCCATGATTGCAGCGCTGTGCTGCTTCATTGCCGCGGCCGGGGTCTGA
- a CDS encoding DsbC family protein — protein MFIKSLGLAVVLATLSIGALANEAVIRKSLAEKVPNFPKPDEVRLSPMPGLWEVRHGNEIRYTDATGQFLIEGELIDLKSKKNLTDERISKLNQIDFSLLPLKDAVVWKTGNGKRRIAVFADPNCGYCKRLERSLQDLKDVTVYTFVVAILGGDSPDKARSIWCAKEQTNSWRNWMLDGVPPVRVAAGACDDSAIERNQAFARKHHVNATPAILFEDGTRVPGAINAEQIERRLQALVSGSKS, from the coding sequence ATGTTCATCAAGAGTCTGGGTCTGGCTGTTGTTCTGGCCACGCTGTCCATAGGGGCCCTGGCCAACGAGGCCGTGATCCGCAAGAGCCTGGCCGAGAAGGTGCCCAACTTCCCCAAGCCCGACGAGGTCCGGCTTTCGCCCATGCCGGGCCTGTGGGAAGTTCGCCATGGCAATGAGATCCGCTACACCGATGCCACCGGCCAGTTCCTGATCGAGGGCGAGCTGATCGACCTGAAGAGCAAGAAGAACCTGACCGACGAGCGCATCAGCAAGCTCAACCAGATCGACTTCTCGCTGCTGCCGCTGAAGGATGCCGTGGTCTGGAAGACCGGCAACGGCAAGCGCCGCATCGCCGTGTTCGCCGACCCGAACTGCGGCTACTGCAAGCGCCTGGAGCGCTCGCTGCAGGACCTCAAGGACGTGACGGTCTATACCTTCGTCGTCGCCATCCTGGGCGGCGATTCGCCCGACAAGGCGCGCTCGATCTGGTGTGCCAAGGAGCAGACCAACAGCTGGCGCAACTGGATGCTGGACGGCGTGCCGCCGGTGCGCGTTGCCGCCGGTGCCTGCGACGACTCGGCCATTGAGCGCAACCAGGCCTTTGCCCGCAAGCACCATGTCAACGCCACGCCGGCCATCCTGTTCGAGGACGGCACGCGCGTGCCGGGTGCCATCAATGCCGAGCAGATCGAGCGCCGGCTGCAGGCCCTGGTGAGCGGCAGCAAGTCCTGA
- a CDS encoding FAD-dependent monooxygenase, whose translation MESKQRFGVLVRGDGAVGRSLALALAAQGLQVALLGADEAPRADDVRTYALNAEAVALLKEIKVWEALPPEARTPVYDMAIRGDQDDARLDFSAWQQGRSELAFIVDAAALDQQLAGAVRYSPHIQRVSQPVEAELEAICEGRYSNARAAHGVRFDLKPYEQHGVAARLVASRPHLGLAHQWFRAPEVLALLPFDRPQPEHSFGLVWSVSPERAAELLAMDETSFEAALNEASGEAAGRLKLASARASWPLSLAQASSVSGEGWVLVGDAAHLVHPLAGQGLNLGLADAACLARVLSQREQWRSLGDARLLRRYARERLLPTLAMGQLTDGLQRLFASEAPALRLLRNQGLKALNRLPPLKRLLAGQALGR comes from the coding sequence ATGGAAAGCAAGCAGCGATTCGGGGTCCTGGTGCGTGGCGACGGCGCGGTCGGCCGCAGCCTGGCCCTGGCCCTGGCCGCCCAGGGGCTGCAGGTCGCGCTGCTGGGCGCCGACGAGGCTCCGCGGGCCGACGACGTGCGCACCTACGCTCTCAATGCCGAGGCGGTCGCGCTGCTGAAGGAAATCAAGGTCTGGGAGGCCTTGCCGCCCGAGGCCCGCACGCCGGTCTACGACATGGCGATACGCGGCGACCAGGACGACGCCCGGCTCGATTTCTCGGCCTGGCAGCAGGGCCGCAGCGAGCTGGCCTTCATCGTCGATGCCGCGGCGCTGGACCAGCAACTGGCCGGCGCTGTCCGTTATTCGCCCCATATCCAGCGGGTCAGCCAGCCGGTCGAAGCCGAGCTGGAGGCGATCTGCGAAGGCCGCTACTCGAACGCCCGTGCCGCCCATGGCGTGCGCTTCGATCTCAAGCCCTACGAGCAGCATGGCGTGGCCGCGCGGCTGGTTGCCAGCCGGCCGCATTTGGGGCTGGCCCACCAGTGGTTCCGTGCGCCCGAGGTGCTGGCCCTGCTGCCCTTTGACCGTCCTCAGCCCGAGCACAGCTTCGGCCTGGTCTGGTCGGTGTCGCCCGAGCGGGCGGCCGAACTGTTGGCCATGGACGAAACCAGCTTCGAGGCCGCGCTCAACGAGGCCAGCGGTGAAGCGGCAGGCCGCCTGAAGCTGGCCAGCGCGCGTGCCTCATGGCCGCTCAGTCTGGCTCAGGCCTCGTCCGTGTCGGGCGAAGGTTGGGTGCTGGTCGGCGATGCCGCTCACCTGGTGCATCCGCTGGCCGGCCAGGGCCTGAACCTGGGCCTGGCCGACGCCGCCTGCCTGGCCCGCGTGCTGTCGCAGCGCGAGCAGTGGCGCTCGCTCGGCGATGCCCGCCTGCTGCGTCGCTACGCGCGGGAACGCCTGCTGCCCACGCTGGCCATGGGCCAGCTGACCGATGGCCTGCAGCGCCTGTTTGCCAGCGAGGCGCCGGCCTTGCGGCTGCTGCGCAACCAGGGCCTCAAGGCGCTCAACCGCCTGCCGCCGCTCAAGCGCCTGCTGGCCGGCCAGGCACTGGGCCGCTGA
- the ychF gene encoding redox-regulated ATPase YchF, whose translation MSLKCGIVGLPNVGKSTLFNALTKAGIAAENYPFCTIEPNVGVVELPDPRLNQLSDIVKPERVVPAIVEFVDIAGLVAGASKGEGLGNQFLSHIRETDAIVNVVRCFDDPNVIHVNGKVDPISDIEVIQTELCLADLGTVEKSLHRYNKVARAGDKEAIALVKVLEKCQAALNEAKPVRGIDFSKEERVILKPLCLITAKPAMFVGNVAEDGFENNPFLDRLKEYAAAQNAPVVAICAKTEAELSEMDDEDKAMFLAEMGQDEPGLNRLIRAGFKLLGLQTYFTAGVKEVRAWTIHIGDTAPQAAGVIHTDFERGFIRAQTIAFEDYIQFKGEAGAKDNGKMRAEGKEYVVKDGDVLNFLFNV comes from the coding sequence ATGAGCCTCAAATGCGGCATCGTGGGCCTGCCCAACGTCGGCAAGTCCACCCTGTTCAACGCCCTGACCAAGGCCGGCATCGCCGCCGAGAACTACCCGTTCTGCACGATCGAGCCCAATGTGGGCGTGGTCGAGCTGCCCGACCCCCGCCTCAACCAGCTGTCCGACATCGTCAAGCCCGAGCGCGTGGTGCCGGCCATCGTCGAGTTCGTCGACATCGCCGGCCTGGTGGCAGGTGCCTCCAAGGGCGAAGGCCTGGGCAACCAGTTCCTCTCGCACATCCGCGAGACCGACGCCATCGTCAACGTGGTGCGCTGCTTCGACGACCCGAACGTGATCCACGTCAACGGCAAGGTCGACCCGATCTCCGACATCGAGGTGATCCAGACCGAGCTGTGCCTGGCCGACCTGGGCACGGTCGAGAAGAGCCTGCACCGCTACAACAAGGTGGCCCGCGCCGGCGACAAGGAAGCCATCGCCCTGGTCAAGGTGCTGGAGAAGTGCCAGGCCGCACTGAATGAGGCCAAGCCGGTGCGCGGCATCGACTTCAGCAAGGAAGAGCGCGTCATCCTCAAGCCGCTGTGCCTGATCACGGCCAAGCCGGCCATGTTCGTCGGCAACGTGGCCGAGGACGGCTTCGAGAACAACCCCTTCCTGGACCGCCTCAAGGAGTACGCCGCCGCCCAGAACGCGCCGGTCGTGGCCATCTGCGCCAAGACCGAGGCCGAGCTGTCGGAAATGGACGACGAGGACAAGGCCATGTTTCTGGCCGAGATGGGCCAGGACGAACCGGGCCTGAATCGCCTGATCCGCGCCGGCTTCAAGCTGCTGGGCCTGCAGACCTACTTCACGGCCGGCGTCAAGGAAGTGCGCGCCTGGACCATCCACATCGGTGACACCGCCCCGCAGGCCGCCGGCGTGATCCACACCGACTTCGAGCGCGGCTTCATCCGCGCCCAGACCATCGCCTTCGAAGACTACATCCAGTTCAAGGGCGAGGCCGGTGCCAAGGACAACGGCAAGATGCGCGCCGAGGGCAAGGAATACGTGGTCAAGGACGGCGATGTGCTGAACTTCCTGTTCAACGTCTGA